The genomic window AATCCTTCAATAGCTCTATCATTCAATCATTCACTAATTTCGTCATTCAATAATTCTCGTCATTCAATCACTCAAAATTCTGTCATTCAATCATTAAAACTGGGCTTGTATTTGCTTAAAAATTAAACACTTGATAAATAAAATTTTGTGTTTTCTTTTTTAAGGCAAATTTGTATCTTGCGCCCTCTTAAAAAAGAACTAAATAAATTTATAAAGTATAATATGGGATTAATGACATTTTTGCGTAACCGTGCAGGCTATATTCTAGTTTTTGCCATCGGTTTTGCAATTGTTGCATTTTTAGTAGGTGATGCAATTAACGTGGGTAAACCTTTTTGGGCAGCAGATCAAAAAGTTGTAGGATCAATTGATGGTAAGGATATCAGTATTGATGAATTCGGACCAAAGGTTGATCAAGGTGTAAACCAGATGAAACAGCAATATGGCGGCAGTGCAAATGCACAGATGACTGCTATGGCTGTTGACCAGGCATGGAATGCAGAGTTGGCAAAAGTTTTGTTGACTAAAGAGTATGATCGTTTAGGTTTAACAGTTTCTGAAGATGAACTGGTAGATTTATTGCAAGGTCAAAACCCTAGCCCCCTAATTAAACAATATTTCTCTAATCCTCAGACAGGACAATTAGACCGTGCTACCTTGATGAACTTTCTAAAATCGAAAGAACCTCAGGCTTTGCAGCAATCTAATATGTTACAGGAAGAAATTAAAAACCAGGCCCTTCAGACAAAATATTCTAACCTGATCCGTAATTCGGTTTATGTAACTTCTTTAGAAGCTACTGATGAATATACCAACCGCAATAAACTGGCTAATTTTAAATATGTAAGTTTAGATTATACTTCTATTCCTGATGCTTCTGTTAAATTAACAGACAACGACTACTCAGAATATTATGAGCAGAACAAAGCACGTTTTAACAATCCACAGGAAACACGTGCTTTCGAGTATGTTACTTTCAGTATCAGTCCAACCAAAGCAGATTCATTGGCGATTAAAACTCAGGTAGACAAAATTGCTGCTGATTTCCAGGTGGCTAAAAATGATTCACTTTTCGCAGCCATCAATTCGGACGTAAAAGTTCCGTTTACTTATATCACAAAAGGCAAGTTAGATCCTGCGGTTGATTCAGCAGTATTCGCTTTACCTGCAGGCAGTTTTTACGGTCCGAAATTAACAGGTAACTCATACAAAATTGTAAAAGTAGTATCTACCCGTATTTCTCCTGATTCGGTGAAAGCAAGCCACATCTTAATCGATCCGGCTAAAGTGGGTGGCGAAGATAAAGCACTTAAGTTAGCTGATTCATTAAAAGCATTAATTTTAAAAGGTGCTAACTTTGCAGAACTGGCTAAAAACTACAGTGTTGATGGTTCGAAAGACAAAGGTGGCGAATTGCCAACTTTTGCCCGCGGTGCTATGGTACCTGAGTTTGAGAATGCTGCATTTGATGGTAAAGCCGGCGATCTTAAAGTAGTAAAATCTCAGTTTGGCTACCACATCCTTAAAATCGAAAAACAGATCGGTTCATCTAAAGTGGCTAAATTAGCTTACGTAGAAAAAGCATTAAATGCAAGCAGCAAAACCCAGGCAGCAGCTTACAAAGCCGCAAGCAATTTCTTAACGGATGTAAAAGGTAACGACTTTAGCAAATTTGCTGCACAAAAAGGATTAAAAGTTGCTGTTGCTGATAAGGTTGCATCGACACAAGGATTTGCAGCTGGATTGGATAACCCACGTAAATTAATTCAAGATGCTTATGCAGCAGATAAAGGTGATGTATTACCTGAAATTTATACCATGAGCAACGCTTATGTTGTGGCCCGTTTAACTACAATCAGTCCAAAAGGTGTTTTATCATTAGCTGATGTGAAGAAGGAAATTGAGCCAATGGTAATTAATGCAGTTAAAGCAAAACAATTAAAAGAAAAATTAGCCAACGCAGGTAAAGGAAGTATCGATCAGGTTGCAGCTAAAGTTGCACGTCCGGTTAATCCAGTACAAAACGTGGTGTTTGCTAATCCGGTAATTCCAGGTGTAGCACAGGAAAATGCTTTAGTAGGAAGCGTTTTCGGTTCACAGCCAGGTAAACTATCTGCTCCCGTTCAGGGTGAACGTGGTGTTTATGTATTTTCAGTAGATGGATTTACAAATCCTGCACCAATTGCAAATATGTTTAAACAAAAAGAAAGCATGATGTTAAGTTTAGGACAGCGTTCATTAGGATCGGCTTTCCAGGCTTTACAGGAAAATGCCAAGATAAAAGACAATCGTGTGAAATTCTATTAAATAGAAAATACGTAATTTTGTAACCGTTCCGATGATTAGTCGGAACGGTTTTTTTTATTTAAGGCCATGGAAATTCAGGAAAACATCATTAATAAAGTAGCTAATAGCGGTTTAATAACCTTAAATCTGGAAGATTTTTATCATAAAGGCGAAAGAGTGGTTTATGATATTGTAGATAATCTATTTCATGGTTTAATGTTGAGGGAAAAGGATTTTAGAGAATTTATCAAAAATCACGATTGGGCGCAATATCAGGATAAGAATGTAGCCATTATCTGTTCGGCTGATGCAATTGTACCTACCTGGGCTTATATGCTGCTGGCGAATAAATTAAAGCCATACGCCAACGAGGTGGTGTTTGGCGATTTAAATACATTGGAAGCCGTTTTATTTACCAAGGCGTTGGCTAAAATTAATCCGCAAGATTATGCTAACGAGCGTGTGGTGGTAAAAGGATGTGGCGATATCGATGTTCCGGTTTCAGCCTATGTTGAAGTAACCAACCTGCTTACGCCAGTAGTTAAAAGCATCATGTTTGGGCGAGCCTTGCTCTACGGTTCCCGTATATAAAAGAAAAGATTAAATTTTGGTTTGCTTTTTGTATATCTTCATAGGAGAAAGAACTTAACCACATTTTTTTTAGGAAGCAGTTCTTTCCCGACAATACACAAATGAGTACAAAAGCAATGAAGAAATTATTTATAACCGTCACGGCTGG from Flavobacterium sp. W4I14 includes these protein-coding regions:
- a CDS encoding peptidyl-prolyl cis-trans isomerase D (product_source=KO:K03770; cath_funfam=1.10.4030.10,3.10.50.40; cog=COG0760; ko=KO:K03770; pfam=PF13616,PF13623; superfamily=54534; transmembrane_helix_parts=Inside_1_11,TMhelix_12_34,Outside_35_694), which gives rise to MGLMTFLRNRAGYILVFAIGFAIVAFLVGDAINVGKPFWAADQKVVGSIDGKDISIDEFGPKVDQGVNQMKQQYGGSANAQMTAMAVDQAWNAELAKVLLTKEYDRLGLTVSEDELVDLLQGQNPSPLIKQYFSNPQTGQLDRATLMNFLKSKEPQALQQSNMLQEEIKNQALQTKYSNLIRNSVYVTSLEATDEYTNRNKLANFKYVSLDYTSIPDASVKLTDNDYSEYYEQNKARFNNPQETRAFEYVTFSISPTKADSLAIKTQVDKIAADFQVAKNDSLFAAINSDVKVPFTYITKGKLDPAVDSAVFALPAGSFYGPKLTGNSYKIVKVVSTRISPDSVKASHILIDPAKVGGEDKALKLADSLKALILKGANFAELAKNYSVDGSKDKGGELPTFARGAMVPEFENAAFDGKAGDLKVVKSQFGYHILKIEKQIGSSKVAKLAYVEKALNASSKTQAAAYKAASNFLTDVKGNDFSKFAAQKGLKVAVADKVASTQGFAAGLDNPRKLIQDAYAADKGDVLPEIYTMSNAYVVARLTTISPKGVLSLADVKKEIEPMVINAVKAKQLKEKLANAGKGSIDQVAAKVARPVNPVQNVVFANPVIPGVAQENALVGSVFGSQPGKLSAPVQGERGVYVFSVDGFTNPAPIANMFKQKESMMLSLGQRSLGSAFQALQENAKIKDNRVKFY
- a CDS encoding hypothetical protein (product_source=Hypo-rule applied; pfam=PF10652) is translated as MEIQENIINKVANSGLITLNLEDFYHKGERVVYDIVDNLFHGLMLREKDFREFIKNHDWAQYQDKNVAIICSADAIVPTWAYMLLANKLKPYANEVVFGDLNTLEAVLFTKALAKINPQDYANERVVVKGCGDIDVPVSAYVEVTNLLTPVVKSIMFGRALLYGSRI